From Phoenix dactylifera cultivar Barhee BC4 unplaced genomic scaffold, palm_55x_up_171113_PBpolish2nd_filt_p 000316F, whole genome shotgun sequence, a single genomic window includes:
- the LOC103719766 gene encoding uncharacterized protein LOC103719766 isoform X2: MASTCSSLTASTSSSPYGFRTSATVNPLSLGALSSPIAHPKPRPSRLALSLPRRLFLPSASAIWDALTGGNRARDASLAVRRGMLLFRQGDVAGSLAEFDRAIELDPRQKAYLWQRGLSLYYLNRFEEGAEQFRLDVAANPNDTEESIWCFLCEAQLYGVEEARKRFLEVGQDPRPVMRQAYNLFKDGGDPKKLVTTFSNGQENECFYASLYAGLFNESQNDMDAAKLNILAACQSPYGSRSDDYMASLAKVHCLCRNWSFS, translated from the exons ccccctatGGATTCCGAACTTCCGCCACCGTCAACCCCCTGTCCCTCGGCGCTCTCTCTTCTCCGATAGCGCACCCTAAACCCAGGCCGTCGCGCCTGGCCCTTTCTCTTCCCCGGCGGCTCTTCTTGCCGTCGGCGTCGGCCATCTGGGACGCCTTGACCGGCGGCAACCGCGCGCGCGACGCCTCCCTCGCCGTCCGCCGGGGCATGCTGCTCTTCCGGCAG GGAGATGTTGCTGGGTCGCTGGCGGAGTTCGATCGAGCCATTGAGTTAGATCCTCGCCAGAAGGCAT ATCTTTGGCAGAGAGGGTTGTCTCTCTATTATCTGAATAG ATTCGAAGAAGGTGCGGAGCAGTTCAGATTGGATGTTGCTGCAAACCCAAATGATACAGAGGAATCTATATGGTGCTTTCTTTGTGAAGCTCAATTATATGGAGTGGAGGAAGCTAGGAAGCGATTCTTGGAG GTTGGTCAAGATCCACGGCCTGTAATGCGTCAAGCCTATAACCTCTTTAAAGATGGTGGGGACCCCAAGAAG CTTGTTACAACCTTCTCGAACGGacaagagaatgaatgcttctaTGCTTCTTTATATGCTGGCCTTTTTAATGAATCTCAG AATGATATGGATGCAGCGAAACTCAATATTCTTGCAGCATGTCAGTCTCCATATGGATCCAG GTCTGATGATTATATGGCTTCCCTTGCAAAGGTTCACTGCCTTTGCCGTAATTGGAGCTTCAGCTAA
- the LOC103719766 gene encoding uncharacterized protein LOC103719766 isoform X1 has protein sequence MASTCSSLTASTSSSPYGFRTSATVNPLSLGALSSPIAHPKPRPSRLALSLPRRLFLPSASAIWDALTGGNRARDASLAVRRGMLLFRQGDVAGSLAEFDRAIELDPRQKASLIGPVSDLWQRGLSLYYLNRFEEGAEQFRLDVAANPNDTEESIWCFLCEAQLYGVEEARKRFLEVGQDPRPVMRQAYNLFKDGGDPKKLVTTFSNGQENECFYASLYAGLFNESQNDMDAAKLNILAACQSPYGSRSDDYMASLAKVHCLCRNWSFS, from the exons ccccctatGGATTCCGAACTTCCGCCACCGTCAACCCCCTGTCCCTCGGCGCTCTCTCTTCTCCGATAGCGCACCCTAAACCCAGGCCGTCGCGCCTGGCCCTTTCTCTTCCCCGGCGGCTCTTCTTGCCGTCGGCGTCGGCCATCTGGGACGCCTTGACCGGCGGCAACCGCGCGCGCGACGCCTCCCTCGCCGTCCGCCGGGGCATGCTGCTCTTCCGGCAG GGAGATGTTGCTGGGTCGCTGGCGGAGTTCGATCGAGCCATTGAGTTAGATCCTCGCCAGAAGGCAT cTCTGATTGGACCTGTTTCAGATCTTTGGCAGAGAGGGTTGTCTCTCTATTATCTGAATAG ATTCGAAGAAGGTGCGGAGCAGTTCAGATTGGATGTTGCTGCAAACCCAAATGATACAGAGGAATCTATATGGTGCTTTCTTTGTGAAGCTCAATTATATGGAGTGGAGGAAGCTAGGAAGCGATTCTTGGAG GTTGGTCAAGATCCACGGCCTGTAATGCGTCAAGCCTATAACCTCTTTAAAGATGGTGGGGACCCCAAGAAG CTTGTTACAACCTTCTCGAACGGacaagagaatgaatgcttctaTGCTTCTTTATATGCTGGCCTTTTTAATGAATCTCAG AATGATATGGATGCAGCGAAACTCAATATTCTTGCAGCATGTCAGTCTCCATATGGATCCAG GTCTGATGATTATATGGCTTCCCTTGCAAAGGTTCACTGCCTTTGCCGTAATTGGAGCTTCAGCTAA
- the LOC103719768 gene encoding probable ethylene response sensor 1, whose product MEGCDCIEPQWPADELLVKYQYISDFFIALAYFSIPLELIYFVKKSSFFPYRWVLIQFGAFIVLCGATHLINLWTFTMHSKTLSIVMTIAKISTAVVSCATALMLVHIIPDLLSVKTRELFLKNKAEELDREMGLIRTQEETGRHVRMLTHEIRSTLDRHTILKTTLVELGRTLDLAECALWMPSRSGLNLQLSHTLHHQITVGSVVSINLPIVNQVFSSNRAIRIPHTCPLARIRPLTGRYVPPEVVAVRVPLLHLSNFQTNDWPESAKSYAIMVLMLPSDSARKWHVHELELVEVVADQVAVALSHAAILEESMQARDLLMEQNVALDLARREAEMAIRARNDFLAVMNHEMRTPMHAIIALSSLLLETELTPEQRLMVETVLKSSNLLATLINDVLDLSKLEDGSLELEIAAFNLHSVFTEAINLIKPIAAVKKLAVLVTLAPDLPLCAIGDEKRLMQAILNIAGNAVKFTKEGHISIMACVAKPDSLRDPRAPEFYPVAGDGHFYLRVQVKDTGCGINPQDLPHIFTKFARSQSGANKGYSGSGLGLAICRRFISLMEGHIWLESEGVGKGCTATFIVKLGVCEQSNSHLQQIVPVTGSDDGDADRSGPRAPFRDGNVLLPSRLRYQRSV is encoded by the exons ATGGAGGGTTGTGACTGCATTGAGCCGCAATGGCCTGCAGATGAGCTTTTGGTGAAGTATCAGTATATATCGGACTTCTTTATAGCACTTGCATATTTCTCGATACCTCTTGAGCTCATTTATTTTGTGAAGAAGTCTTCATTCTTCCCCTATAGGTGGGTGTTGATACAGTTCGGTGCTTTCATTGTTCTTTGTGGAGCAACTCACTTGATTAATTTATGGACTTTCACTATGCACTCGAAAACACTTTCCATAGTAATGACGATAGCAAAGATTTCGACTGCCGTAGTGTCATGTGCAACTGCATTGATGCTTGTGCATATAATTCCTGATTTGTTGAGTGTGAAAACAAGGGAGCTTTTTCTGAAGAATAAGGCTGAGGAGCTTGATAGGGAGATGGGCCTTATAAGAACACAGGAAGAGACAGGGAGGCATGTCCGAATGCTGACGCATGAAATCAGAAGCACACTTGACAGGCACACTATATTGAAGACTACACTTGTTGAGCTAGGGAGGACTTTGGATCTGGCAGAATGCGCACTGTGGATGCCATCTCGTAGTGGTTTAAATCTTCAGCTTTCTCACACTCTGCACCACCAAATAACTGTTGGATCTGTCGTGTCTATTAACCTACCAATTGTCAATCAAGTTTTCAGTAGTAACCGTGCAATAAGGATTCCGCATACGTGTCCACTAGCAAGGATCCGGCCACTTACAGGAAGATATGTGCCACCAGAAGTTGTTGCTGTCCGTGTACCACTGTTACATCTTTCGAATTTCCAAACAAATGATTGGCCTGAATCTGCAAAAAGCTATGCAATAATGGTTTTAATGCTCCCATCAGATAGtgcaagaaagtggcatgtccATGAACTGGAGCTTGTGGAGGTGGTTGCTGATCAG GTAGCAGTCGCACTTTCTCATGCTGCAATTCTAGAAGAGTCTATGCAGGCACGTGACCTACTCATGGAGCAAAATGTTGCTCTAGATTTAGCTCGTCGGGAGGCAGAAATGGCAATTCGTGCTCGCAATGATTTTCTAGCTGTCATGAACCATGAAATGCGGACTCCTATGCATGCAATCATTGCTCTGTCCTCCCTGCTTCTGGAAACCGAGCTAACACCAGAGCAGCGCTTGATGGTGGAAACTGTATTAAAAAGTAGTAACCTTCTAGCAACACTCATAAATGATGTTTTAGATCTTTCTAAGCTTGAGGATGGGAGCCTTGAGTTGGAGATTGCAGCTTTCAATCTTCATTCTGTTTTCACAGAg GCCATTAATTTGATAAAGCCGATAGCAGCTGTAAAGAAGCTCGCAGTATTGGTTACACTGGCACCTGACCTGCCTTTGTGTGCCATTGGTGATGAAAAGCGGCTTATGCAAGCTATTTTAAATATTGCTGGTAATGCTGTCAAGTTCACAAAGGAGGGCCATATATCGATAATGGCTTGTGTTGCGAAACCAGATTCTCTAAGAGACCCTCGAGCTCCTGAATTTTATCCAGTTGCTGGTGATGGGCACTTCTACTTGCGCGTGCAG GTAAAGGATACTGGTTGTGGGATCAATCCCCAAGATTTACCGCACATCTTTACCAAGTTCGCACGCTCTCAAAGTGGAGCAAACAAAGGTTATAGTGGAAGTGGACTCGGGCTTGCCATTTGTAGGAG GTTTATAAGTCTCATGGAAGGACACATCTGGCTTGAGAGTGAAGGTGTGGGTAAAGGTTGCACTGCAACATTTATTGTCAAACTTGGTGTATGTGAACAATCAAACAGTCATCTTCAACAAATTGTGCCAGTGACTGGGTCAGATGATGGAGATGCCGATCGTTCTGGTCCAAGAGCACCCTTTAGAGATGGGAATGTTCTGCTTCCCTCCAGGCTCCGGTACCAGAGAAGTGTATAG